A segment of the Streptomyces sp. P9-A2 genome:
CGTGGCCGGCGCGGTCGCCGCGCAGGGCGCCGACACGGCCGTGACCGTCGCCCCGTTCCACGGCTTCGTCTGGCGGGACGCGACCGGCGAGGAGCCGGCCGGCCCTCAGGGAGACGGCGGCAGCGGCGGCTTCGGAGTCAACCACGACAAGTCCTTCCGCCCCCGCCGCCAGGACCGCCCCCAGGACCTCCTGGAGACCGGCGCCGCCTACGCGATGGACGCGGCCGGCTTCCGCGAGCACCAGCACCGCTTCTTCGGCCGCACCGAACTCGTGCGCACCGACCCCGCCCGCGTGCTGGAGATCGACGACCCGCACGACCTCGCCCGGGCCCGCGCCCTCGCCCCGCTCTTCGACGCGAGCCTCCCCCAAGCTTTCGACTTCGCTCGAGCAGGGGGGACCCCCATCGGCGCCCTCCCGACCGCCGACGACATCGACGCGGTCGTCCTCGACTTCGACGGCACCCAGACCGACGACAGGGTGCTGATCGACGCCACCGGACAGGAATTCGTCTCCGTGCACCGCGGCGACGGACTCGGCATCGCCGCCCTGCGCAGGAGCGGCCTCAAGATGCTCGTCCTGTCCACGGAACAGAACCCGGTCGTCGCCGCCCGCGCACGCAAGCTCAAGATCCCCGTGCTGCACGGCATCGACCGCAAGGACCTCGCCCTGAAGCAGTGGTGCGAGGAACAGGGCATCGCGCCCGAGCGCGTGCTCTACGTCGGCAACGACGTCAATGACCTCCCGTGCTTCGCCCTCGTGGGCTGGCCCGTGGCGGTCGCGAGCGCCCACGACGTCGTACGCGGCGCCGCACGCGCGGTCACCACCGCCCCCGGTGGCGACGGCGCCGTCCGGGAGATCGCCGGCTGGATCCTCGGCCCCTCTCTCGATTCCCTCCCCAAGTAAGGAAACACCGTCATGAGCACTGTGAACTCCAGCTCCCGCGTCCGCACCCTCGGTTCCCGCGAGGCCGGCCCCGGCCGCCCGGTGTACGTCACCGGCGAGATCGGCATCAACCACAACGGTGACATCGAGAACGCGTTCAAGCTGATCGACGCCGCCGCCGAAGCCGGCTGCGACGCCGTCAAGTTCCAGAAGCGCACCCCCGAGATCTGCACCCCGCGCGACCAGTGGGACATCGAGCGCGACACCCCCTGGGGCCGGATGACGTACATCGACTACCGCCACCGCGTGGAGTTCGGCGAGGAGGAGTACGGCCAGATCGACGCCTACTGCAAGAAGCGGGGCATCGACTGGTTCGCCTCCCCGTGGGACACCGAGGCCGTCGCCTTCCTGGAGAAGTTCGACGTCCCCGCCCACAAGGTCGCCTCCGCCTCCCTCACGGACGACGAGCTGCTGCGCTCCCTGCGCGCCACCGGCCGCACGATCATCCTCTCCACCGGCATGTCCACCCCGAAGCAGATCCGCCACGCGGTCGAGGTGCTCGGCAGCGAGAACATCCTGCTCTGCCACTCCACCTCCACCTACCCGGCGAAGGCCGGGGAACTGAACCTCCGCATGATCAACACCCTCGAGCAGGAGTTCCCGAACGTCCCGATCGGCTACTCCGGCCACGAGACCGGCCTGCAGACCACGCTCGCCGCCGTCGCCCTCGGTGCCGCCTTCGTCGAGCGCCACATCACCCTGGACCGCGCCATGTGGGGCTCCGACCAGGCCGCGTCCGTCGAGCCGCAGGGCCTCACCCGCCTGGTCCGCGACATCCGCACCATCGAGGAGTCCCTCGGCGACGGCGTCAAGAAGGTCTACGAGTCCGAGCTGGGCCCGATGAAGAAGCTGCGTCGGGTCCCCGGCGTCGTCGCCGAGGCGGAGATCGCCGCGGCCGCCGGCGAGCCGCTGACCGTCTGACCCTCCCTCCCACCCACCCTCCCCTGACGACGGGAACGGTCGTACGTCGATGAGCCCTCGCGCCGGGACCGCCGGCCCCCACACTCTCGCCTTCGTCGAGAGCCCGGTACAGCTGTTGAACGTGCTGGAGTGGGCGCACGCGCATGCGCCCGGCGTGGGGCTCACCCTCGTGGTGCTGTCCCCCCTCGACCCCATGACACGCGGGCAGTTGCGCCGCATGTCCGAACTCGCCCGCGAGGAGGGCCACGAGGTCCGCTGGGAGGAGGCGCGCGGCGGAGCCGGCGCACCCTTCCAGACCGTCGCCGGCCTGGCCGGCCCGCTGCGCCGCGCCTCCCGGGTCGTCCTCGGCGACCCCTTCTCGCGGTATGTGCAGCTCATGCTGACGATCACCCGCGCCCACGACCTCGTCGTCGTCGACGACGGCACGGCGACCATGGAGTTCGTCGGCCAGCTCGCGCGCGGCGAACGTCTGGTCCGCTGGCACCGCAAGGGCGGCCGCCGCGGCCCCCGCGACCTGCTCCTCGCCCCGGTCTCCGGCATCGCCCGGCGCAGGCTCACCCCGGGCGGCCGGCGCCGGGTGGAGGTCTTCTCCTCGATGCCGGTCGACGACATCCCGGCCGGCGTCACCGTCAGCGCCAACTCCTTCGCCTGGACCCGGGAGCGGTTCGGCCCGCCCCGCATCACCAGGACCGCCGACATGGTGGGCACGTCCCTGGTGGAGACCGGAGTGGTGGACGCCGACGCCTACGTCGAGGCCGTCCGCTCCCTCACCAAGGCCCACGGCGCGACCCGCTACTTCGCCCACCGCCGTGAGAGCACCGAGAAACTCCACCGGCTCGCGGTCGAGACGGGTCTGGAGATCGTCCGCCCCGAACTGCCCCTGGAGCTGATAGCCCGCCGGGGCCCCATCGGCCGCACGGTCCTCAGCTTCCCGTCGACCGTCGTCCACACCCTCCCCCTGGCCCTGTCCGGCACGGAGGTCCGCATCGCGGTCTGCGACATCGACCCGGCCTGGCTCACCGAGAACGCCTCCCCGCGAGCCCAGGGCTTCCTCTCCGGCGTGACCGGCACGGCCCGCGACGTCCACCGCCTGTCGGCGGTGGCGCCGGCATGAACGGATACCGGTGACCGCCCACCTGGAAGTGAGCGACGGCGTCACCGCCCGCGGAGCGCCTGGCAACTCTCCGGGAGCCCGGCCGGCCGGCGACGGTCACTGCCCCTCTCGGCCCCCGGCCACCGAACCTTGCGCGTACCCGTTCAGGGCCAGTGCCGCGGCCTCGCCCCGTGAGCCGACTTCGAGTTTCCTCAGTACTCCGGTGACGTGGAACTTGACGGTACTTTCAGTGATTCCGAGTGCGTCCGCGATGGCCTTGTTCCGCTTGCCCTGCGCGAGAAGGTGCAGAACCTCCCGTTCCCGCGCGTTGAGACTCGACAGCCTGGTCTCACCGGTTCGAACGGCCGGCGGGGCGAAAGGAAGGACGATGCCGGCCCGGCTCCCCCAGCCCGCCACGGCGTCGAGGCTGACCGTGGCGCCGAGCGTGCGTGCGCGGCCCTCGAGCTGGCGTGACAGCGCGCGCACGTCCACGCTCCCGGATTCCTGCTCCCGCACGTCGATCCGCAGCGACGTGCCGTCACAGGTCCAAGCGATGCGCAGGCGCGACGGACCCGGTTGCGCGGTGAAGGCCAGCACCGCGGTCCGTGTCATCGCACGGGCGGCGTAGGCGACTTCTCCGGGCAACGGCCGCGCCGCCCTGTCCGGCGGAACGAATTCGACACGCGCTTCGTGATGCTTGAGCAGGTGCCGGATGTCCCTGCGCAGCTTCGTGAACGCGGCCGGGGCCGGTTCCTCGGTCAGGGCCAGATCGGACTTCTGGGCGGAGCGCAACGCCACCAGCGCGACGGAGGCGGACTCGGTCGCGGTCACGCGGGCACGGTGATCGTCGAGTGCGGTGGCGCGCAGCGTGTTCAGGATGGCCACCAGCGCACTCTCGTGCGCCGTCGCCATCTCGGTGATGGTGCGGGCCCGCTCACTGGAGGCCGCGCGCGACTCGGCGAGGTAGTCCGGGCTCGCCTGCGTGACCTGTTGGCTGATCGAGGTCGCGACGATCCCGAAGAGGGCCGACAGGGCGGCGGGCTGCGGGAACAGCTTGCGGGAGGCGCGCGGCACGAGGACGAGCAGCGTGTCCACCGGGTCACGGACGGCCCAGACGGTGCGGGTGGTCCCGCCGATCGCCGCCGTGGTGCTGAGCGGCCGACCGGGCTCGACAAGGGCCTTCAGCTGCTCGAGTTCGTCGATCGTGACCTTGCTGGTCATTTCGGTCGCGCCGGTGACCTTTCGTGGCCGGCCCGTGCACTCCCTGGTGAAGATGATGAGCGCGGTGTGCGGCCACCGGTCCGACAAAAAGCGGGAGAACCGGCGTGCGATCTCGTGCAGCGGACCCTCGATGACCTCTCGCAGTGCGAGGAGATCCGCTTCTGGCGGTGCCTTCATGTCGAGCATTCCACGTACCGTAGCCGGTCCGGCCGGCTGGTCGGAAGTCGAGGTTCTGCTGGTCTGTCGCACAGGTCGTCCGTCCTTGGCGCAGAGCTAATGTCGTAGTCGTAGAGGGCATGCGCCGGTGCGCATGCGTTTCCGGCCGACCGATGAAGGAACCCACTCAGATGCCACAGCAGGTCCGCGGTGTGATCGCCCGTTCCAAGGGAGCTCCGGTCGAGCTCACCGACATCGTGATTCCCGACCCGGGACCAGGTGAGGTCGTTGTCGCGGTCGCCGCGTGCGGCGTGTGCCACACCGATCTGACCTACCGCGAAGGCGGTATCAACGACGACTTCCCGTTCCTCCTCGGACACGAGGCCGCCGGCACCGTGGAGAGCGTCGGCGAAGGCGTCGAGTCGGTGCAGCCCGGCGACTTCGTCGTCCTGAACTGGCGTGCCGTGTGCGGGCAGTGCCGGGCCTGTAGGCGCGGGCGTTCCCAGTACTGCTTCGACACGTTCAACGCGAGCCAGAAGATGACTCTGACCGACGGGACGGAACTCACCCCGGCGCTCGGCATCGGTGCTTTCGCGGACAAGACCCTGGTGCACGCCGGACAGTGCACCAAGGTGGATCCGTCCGCGGACCCCGCCGTCGCGGGTCTGCTCGGCTGCGGTGTCATGGCCGGCCTGGGCGCCGCCGTCAACACCGGCGGGGTGGGCCGCGGGGACTCGGTGGCCGTCATCGGCTGTGGCGGCGTGGGCGACGCGGCCGTCGTCGGGGCGCGGCTGGCGGGCGCATCGAAGATCATCGCGGTGGACCGGGACGAGAAGAAGCTGGCCTGGGCGGTCGACCTGGGCGCCACCCACACGGTCAACGCCGGAAAGGCCGACGTCGTCACCGCGATCGCCGAGCTGACAGGCGGGTTCGGCGCCGATGTCGTCATCGACGCGGTCGGCCGGCCCGAGACGTGGAAGCAGGCGTTCTACGCGCGCGATCTCGCGGGCACCGTCGTGCTGGTGGGCGTGCCCACGCCGGACATGAAGCTGGACATGCCGCTGCTCGACTTCTTCTCCCGCGGCGGTGCGCTGAAGTCGTCCTGGTACGGCGACTGTCTGCCGGAGCGCGACTTCCCGATGCTCGTCGACCTGTACCTGCAAGGCAGGCTGCCGCTGGAGAAGTTCGTCTCCGAACGCATCGCGCTCGAAGAGGTCGAGAAGGCCTTCCACACCATGCGGGCCGGCGAGGTTCTGCGTTCGGTGGTGGTCCTGTGAACGGCCTGCGTATCGAGCGCGTGGTCACCTCCGGTGTCTTCGCCCTCGACGGCGGCACGTGGAACGTCGACAACAACGTCTGGCTCGTCGGCGACGACGACGAGGTGGTGATCATCGACGCGGCGCACGACGAGCAAGCGATCATCAAGGCGGTGGGAGATCGGAACGTGGTGGCCGTCGTGTGCACGCACGGTCACAACGACCACGTCACCGTCGCGCCGCAACTGTCCCATGAGCTCCAGGCGCCGATCCTGCTGCATCCCGGCGACCGGGAGCTGTGGGAGATGACCCACCCCGGCCAGGCCTTCGGGCACGCGAGCGACACGCAGCGCGTCGACGTGGCGGGCACGGCACTCGAAGTGATCCACACTCCGGGCCACTCTCCCGGGTCCGTCTGCCTGCACCTGCCCGAAGCCAAGACGCTGTTCACCGGGGACACGCTGTTCTCGGGCGGCCCCGGAGCCACGGGCCGTTCGTTCTCCGACTTCCCCACCATCATCGGGTCCATCCGCGACAGGCTGTTCACGCTGCCCGAGGAAACCCGTGTCCACACCGGACACGGCGACGGCACCACGATCGGCGCCGAGACGCCGTACCTGGCCGAATGGATCGCACGCGGACACTGAGCCGACCCCGGGCCGGCGAACGACCGGCGACAGCGCTTTCGCCCACTTCCCCGGCCCGTACGGCGGCATCGCCCGGCACACCACCGAGCGGGAGCCGCTCGGCATGGAAAAACAGGTGCGGGGCACCTGCGCGGGCACCACCAACGCTGCCCGCGCTTCTCGTACTTGGTTACTCCCCGCTGAGCCGGAACCTGCACCCGGTGCGGTGGAGGGCGGAGACCCGGAGCAGGCCACGAACCTGGATGCACTCGGCCACGGTCTTGTGATCCTCAACCAGCTCAGCGCTGCTGCTCAGGCCCGGTGGGTGAACTACTTCAGGTGCTCCTCAAGATCTTCGACGGTCCAGTCAGCCTGGCGGAGGATGGAACGAAGGGTGCCGGGCGCAAGGCTGCGGTGGAGAGGGACGATGACCGTCTGCTCGCCGCTGCGGTACTTGGCATGGCTGCCACGGGTGGTGACGTGCTCGAACCCGCCCCGTTCGAGGCCTTCGCGACAGCCGGGCCGGAGAGGCCGGAGGGGACGGCGGGACTCATGCGGCGCGCCGGATTTCGACGGGCGCGGTGATCACCTCGGTGACCTCGGGGGCAGGCGCGTCCTCGAAGTACAGCTCCAGTGCCTCGCGGAGGTTCTCCAGGGACTCCTCGATGGTTTCTCCCTGCGAGGTGACCTCGACCTGGAGGCAGCGTGCCACGTACCAGTCGCCCTCGCGGGTGATCGCGGCGGTCAGGTGCAGTGCTTCAGCGCTCATGTCGTCAGTCTGGCACGCACCCCCGGTGGGCCGGGGACTTTCTCCGCCGTCACCCGCGACCGTCCCCGTGTCGACCGGGTGGAAGCCGTCCTGCGGCTTTACGCAGGCCTGGGCTCGTGCACAACCGCTCCGGTCAGCCGTGCGACGTGCCGGCACAGGTGCGGAGAAGGCGGAGGACGGCGGCCGGGGAACTTCATCGGGTCGGCGTGCACAGCCCCGCACCCTGTCGGCGCAACCCGGGGTGCCGGAGGTGCTTTCACCCGTGCGAGTGGACGGCGGCCGCGCACCGGTGGACAGGGGCGTGCCGTGTCCGGCAGGCGAACCGGTCCGCGTGACGCGGGCGATGCGTGGTACACCGAGGAGAGGTGGAGTGCGGTGCCGGAAGCGGCCGCTGCGAGCGGCGCGCCTTCCGGCGGTCTGTGTGGGCTCGTCCGCGTACGAGGGCGGCGAGTTTACCCATCACAGAGCACGACTAAGCGTGGGACTGCCGGGTTTTCTTCCGCTGACAGGCTGATTTTTCTTGATCAGGGGTCGGTCGGGGGCTCCGGCGTCCTACCCTTCAAAGGGTGAAGCAACTGATGTCACTGGAGTCCGAGGAGTCCGAGGTCGATCTGGCCGGAGGGGCGGTGCTTCCGGGTACGCTCCCCGAGGCCCTGCGCGCCGAGCTCATCGCCTTCCGACGCGACCTGCACATGCACCCCGAGCTGGGCAACCAGGAGTTCCGTACGACCGCCGCGATCAAGGAGCGGCTGGAGCGGGCCGGTCTTACCCCGCGCGTACTCTCCGGCGGGACCGGTGTCATCTGTGACATCGGGGTGATGGACGGCACGCCCGCCGGCACCGGCCCGGACACCGGTACCGGAGCGGCTCCCGGCACCGGCATACTCGCCCTGCGGGCCGACATCGACGGACTGCCCATCCCCGACATGAAGAGCGAGTGCCCGTACCGCTCCACCGTGCCCGACCGGGCGCACGCCTGCGGCCACGACGTGCACACCACCGTCGTGCTGGGCACCGGGCTCGTCCTCGCCGAACTGCACCGTCAGGGCCGGCTGCCCCGGCCGGTGCGGCTGATCTTCCAGCCCGCCGAGGAGGTGCTGCCCGGCGGGGCCGCCGACGCCATCCTGGACGGCGCGCTCGACGGGGTCGGGCGGATCGTCGCCGTGCACTGCGACCCCCGGGTCGACGCCGGGAGGATCGGGCTGCGCGAAGGCCCCATCACCTCCGCCTGCGACCGTCTCGAGATCGCCCTCGACGGCCCCGGCGGCCACACCGCCCGCCCGCATCTGACCACCGACCTGGTCACCGCCGCCGCCCGGGTCGTCACCGACGTGCCCGCCCTGGTGGGCCGGCGGGTCGACAGCCGCAGCGGGCTCGCCATCACCTGGGGCAGGGTCGAATCCGGCCACGCGCCCAACGTCATCCCGCAGCACGCCGAGCTCTCCGGCACCGTGCGCTGCCTGGACCTGGAGACCTGGCGGCTGGCCCCGGACACCGTGGTCGCCGCCATCGACGAGGTGGCCAACCTGCACCGCGCCAAGTCGGAGATCACCTACGTGCGCGGAGTCCCGCCGGTCGTCAACGAGGCCGGCGCCACCGAACTCCTGCGGGACGCCATGATCGCGCGACGCGGCGCGGAGTCCGTGGACAGCACCGAACAGAGCCTCGGCGGCGAGGACTTCTCCTGGTACCTGGAGCACGTCCCCGGCGCCATGGCCCGCCTCGGGGTGCGTCCCCCGGGCGAGCGCACCATCCGCGACCTGCACCAGGGCGACTTCGACGTCGACGAGCACGCCATCACCGTGGGCGTCGAACTCTTCACCGCCGCCGCCCAGCTGGACGCCCTGCGCTGAGCGGGCGGGGCCGGTCAGCCGCCTCATCGGCCCCCTCCGGCCCCCTCCGGCCACCTCTGTCCTCTCTGTCCTCTCTGTCGCCTTCGCCCCCGCCACCCCTCCGTCCCCGCTTCGTCGCTCCACTTGTGTCCCGGGTGGGGGAGGGGAGCGTGGTGCGCGTGACGCCCAGCCGCGCACTGTTCCGGCCACCCCTTCCGTCGCTTTCCACCCCTTCGATCCCCTATGGCCCTCTGTTTCACCAGGGTGTAACCGGCCATCGGCACGAATGGATAACGGCCCCGCTGTACCCCGTTCCCAGG
Coding sequences within it:
- a CDS encoding helix-turn-helix transcriptional regulator, which produces MLDMKAPPEADLLALREVIEGPLHEIARRFSRFLSDRWPHTALIIFTRECTGRPRKVTGATEMTSKVTIDELEQLKALVEPGRPLSTTAAIGGTTRTVWAVRDPVDTLLVLVPRASRKLFPQPAALSALFGIVATSISQQVTQASPDYLAESRAASSERARTITEMATAHESALVAILNTLRATALDDHRARVTATESASVALVALRSAQKSDLALTEEPAPAAFTKLRRDIRHLLKHHEARVEFVPPDRAARPLPGEVAYAARAMTRTAVLAFTAQPGPSRLRIAWTCDGTSLRIDVREQESGSVDVRALSRQLEGRARTLGATVSLDAVAGWGSRAGIVLPFAPPAVRTGETRLSSLNAREREVLHLLAQGKRNKAIADALGITESTVKFHVTGVLRKLEVGSRGEAAALALNGYAQGSVAGGREGQ
- a CDS encoding MBL fold metallo-hydrolase, with the translated sequence MNGLRIERVVTSGVFALDGGTWNVDNNVWLVGDDDEVVIIDAAHDEQAIIKAVGDRNVVAVVCTHGHNDHVTVAPQLSHELQAPILLHPGDRELWEMTHPGQAFGHASDTQRVDVAGTALEVIHTPGHSPGSVCLHLPEAKTLFTGDTLFSGGPGATGRSFSDFPTIIGSIRDRLFTLPEETRVHTGHGDGTTIGAETPYLAEWIARGH
- a CDS encoding S-(hydroxymethyl)mycothiol dehydrogenase — protein: MPQQVRGVIARSKGAPVELTDIVIPDPGPGEVVVAVAACGVCHTDLTYREGGINDDFPFLLGHEAAGTVESVGEGVESVQPGDFVVLNWRAVCGQCRACRRGRSQYCFDTFNASQKMTLTDGTELTPALGIGAFADKTLVHAGQCTKVDPSADPAVAGLLGCGVMAGLGAAVNTGGVGRGDSVAVIGCGGVGDAAVVGARLAGASKIIAVDRDEKKLAWAVDLGATHTVNAGKADVVTAIAELTGGFGADVVIDAVGRPETWKQAFYARDLAGTVVLVGVPTPDMKLDMPLLDFFSRGGALKSSWYGDCLPERDFPMLVDLYLQGRLPLEKFVSERIALEEVEKAFHTMRAGEVLRSVVVL
- a CDS encoding N-acylneuraminate cytidylyltransferase; this encodes MTEPQGGRSGTPVRRVLAVIPARGGSKGVPAKNLTPVGGAPLVTRAVRECRAARQVTDVVVSTDDQAIAAAARQAGAEIVMRPAAIAGDLATSEAAVLHALDAHEALHGAAVDVVLLVQCTSPFLTREDIDGVAGAVAAQGADTAVTVAPFHGFVWRDATGEEPAGPQGDGGSGGFGVNHDKSFRPRRQDRPQDLLETGAAYAMDAAGFREHQHRFFGRTELVRTDPARVLEIDDPHDLARARALAPLFDASLPQAFDFARAGGTPIGALPTADDIDAVVLDFDGTQTDDRVLIDATGQEFVSVHRGDGLGIAALRRSGLKMLVLSTEQNPVVAARARKLKIPVLHGIDRKDLALKQWCEEQGIAPERVLYVGNDVNDLPCFALVGWPVAVASAHDVVRGAARAVTTAPGGDGAVREIAGWILGPSLDSLPK
- a CDS encoding type II toxin-antitoxin system HicB family antitoxin, which gives rise to MSAEALHLTAAITREGDWYVARCLQVEVTSQGETIEESLENLREALELYFEDAPAPEVTEVITAPVEIRRAA
- a CDS encoding M20 family metallopeptidase, which encodes MSLESEESEVDLAGGAVLPGTLPEALRAELIAFRRDLHMHPELGNQEFRTTAAIKERLERAGLTPRVLSGGTGVICDIGVMDGTPAGTGPDTGTGAAPGTGILALRADIDGLPIPDMKSECPYRSTVPDRAHACGHDVHTTVVLGTGLVLAELHRQGRLPRPVRLIFQPAEEVLPGGAADAILDGALDGVGRIVAVHCDPRVDAGRIGLREGPITSACDRLEIALDGPGGHTARPHLTTDLVTAAARVVTDVPALVGRRVDSRSGLAITWGRVESGHAPNVIPQHAELSGTVRCLDLETWRLAPDTVVAAIDEVANLHRAKSEITYVRGVPPVVNEAGATELLRDAMIARRGAESVDSTEQSLGGEDFSWYLEHVPGAMARLGVRPPGERTIRDLHQGDFDVDEHAITVGVELFTAAAQLDALR
- a CDS encoding N-acetylneuraminate synthase family protein is translated as MSTVNSSSRVRTLGSREAGPGRPVYVTGEIGINHNGDIENAFKLIDAAAEAGCDAVKFQKRTPEICTPRDQWDIERDTPWGRMTYIDYRHRVEFGEEEYGQIDAYCKKRGIDWFASPWDTEAVAFLEKFDVPAHKVASASLTDDELLRSLRATGRTIILSTGMSTPKQIRHAVEVLGSENILLCHSTSTYPAKAGELNLRMINTLEQEFPNVPIGYSGHETGLQTTLAAVALGAAFVERHITLDRAMWGSDQAASVEPQGLTRLVRDIRTIEESLGDGVKKVYESELGPMKKLRRVPGVVAEAEIAAAAGEPLTV